The following DNA comes from Cellulophaga sp. HaHa_2_95.
GATTTATGGATTACGAATTCAAAAATTAGAGAATAGGCTAGAGAATCTTTTATTTAAAGACAGTAAAACAAGGATAGAAGATTTTATCCAATCATACATCGAAGAATTTGGAGTAGTTAAGGAGCATAAAATTGAAGCTAAAAACCTGCTATCTCATAAAGATATTGCAAACTTGACCAATACCTCACGACAAACAGTAAACAATGTGTTAAGCACTTTGCGTAAGGACGAAAAAATATTTTATGATTCAAAATACATTTCGATAATAAACAAAAAACAATTGAAAGCTAAACAAGCTACTATAGCAACCAACTAGACCATACCATTTATGAATACCAATACGACCATTAAAATCTTAGGATACCTAGGGTTATTAGGAGCCCTATTCGTAGGGATAGGAGAGTACCTACTACATTATTCTCCCAATATTTTAGGACATGCAAAAGACTACGAATTTTTTACGTTTGTAAGCCTAGAGCACATGACGCTTGGCCATTTTTTAGCAGTCATAGGACTTCCATTCTATTTTGCAGGTTATATTCATATTTATTTAATGTTAAGGTCTGGTAGTGAAACACTCGCTAGACTTACGCTTGGCTTAGGTTTTATTGCCTTTGCAGTAGGTGGTATTTGGATTGGTTCCAGAGCAACAATAGGGAATATTGTGCACTTAAAAGAGGCTATAGATCCAGAAGTTTATAAAAACCTAGTAGCGCATTATACCAATCATGCAGAGATATTGGTACAGGCATTACGCGTAGTAATCGCCCTATTATCCATCACTTTTGTGAGTGCTATTTTAAAAGGAGGCTCCTACTATAAAAAATGGATGGCATTTTTTAATCCGATAACAATTTTAATAGCCATAGCGCTTAGTGGTCTAGCAATACCCTCTATTGGGCAGCATACCTTACCTATTTTAATGAATATCACTCATTTCATACTTTTTAGCCTATCCATATATCAACTAAACAATTTTATAAAACCATTACATCATGATTAAAAAGATTTTAAAAGTACTAGGCATCGCTTTAGTATTAATGATAGGGATCGTCCTTTTTCGTTTCTGGAAAGATTCCGTTTCTGACAAGTACGATGTTAGTATTGCCACAGAGAAGATTCCAAAATTTACGAGTATTCCTCTAGATTTCACCCATAAATATAGGGGTGATAAATCGTTGCCTATAGCACCATCTGCACTTATTGATATTGATAATGATAATATTGATGAAGTATTCTTTGGTGGCGGAATGGATCAAGAAGATGCTATCTATGCCTTTAGAGATCATGCATTTGTTTTAATTTCTGAAGAAGTTGGTTTGGCTAAAAAAGGAAATACAATGACCACCTTAGGAGCTGTATCTGCCGATATGGATAATAACGGATTTTCAGATTTAGTACTAGGTCGTGAAGACGGTCTGTATATTTATTATAATACAGACGGTGTTTTTACCATTCAGAAGATTGAAACGCCCATCAATAAAAAATCTACACCTGCTGGGATTACAGTAGGCGATATAGATAAAGATGGCGATTTAGATATTTTCCTGTCTACCTACCTTAAAAAAGAATTAATGGAAGGCCAGAATATTTTTGAACGTTATGACTATGGTGCTACGAGTGAGTTATTATTAAACAATGGAGATAATACATTTGTTAGCATCACCAAGCAAGCAGGATTAGAATATATACACAATACATTTCAAGGTGTTTTTGTAGACATTGATAATGATTCTTGGTTAGACTTGGTGGTAGTACATGATACCGGAGAGGCTAGAACATATAAGAATAATGGAGATTTAACCTTCACCATGAAAGAGAACCCTTTAACAAAGAAATTTGCTTACCCTATGGGCTTGGCTGTCGGGGATTATAATAATGATGGTCTTGTAGATTTTATGTTTTCAAATGTAGGTACTACCGCACCAGATTTTATGGCGAGTGGTGATATTAAAAATAAAGAGTTATACACAGATAAGTGGATTCTTTTTAAAAATGAAGGTAATTTTAAGTTTACAGATGCTGCAGAGGATGCCAAAATTGCTGATTATGAATTTTCATGGGGATGCACTTTTGCAGATATGAATAATGACGGACTTCAAGATTTAATTGTAGCAGAAAATTATGTTGATTTTCCATTTAGTAAACTGTTTAAACTACCAGGAAGATTTTTAGTGCAGAAAGAAGATCACACTTTTGTGCCTACCGAAAAGGAAAGTGGTGTTGAAAATCCTTTTTACGGGATAACCGCTTTGGTAAGTGATTTTAATAAGGATGGGTATCTAGATTTAATTTGGACCAATATAGATGGACCAGCTTTTGCGTATCTTAACGAAGGTGGGTCAAATAATCATATTCAAATTAATTTAGTAGAAAATGCAGCAACTATGGGGGCAAAAGTCACTGTAGAAACGCCAACGAAAAAACTAACAGATTGGTTGGTTACTGGAGAAGGTCTTGCTAGTGATCAAACTGCCTTATTAAATTTTGGATTAGGAGATGAAACTACGGTGAATAAAATTACAATCCAATATTCCAATGGTAAGGTAGAAGAGCTTCTGAATCCTAAGGTAAATACCGTTGTAGATGTTCAAAAAGAAAAATTGTTAGCAATGAAACTGATGTTAAAAGACACTATAAATCAATAGTATGAAAAATATTTTAAAATCAGTTTTCAATAAAAGACCAGATGTTTTTGATGCCATCCCTGAATCAGTATGTCCTAATTGTTGGGGAGACCAAGAATATGGGAATGTTATTCGTGAAAAGTATAAGGACATTCAAATAGAAGTCAATAATAAAGAACGTAAACATGCTTTTATTCAAGATTTTATCGTCACAAATTTAAGTGGTATACGATTAAAAAGTACGGTTAATGGATTAGAGTGCCCAACCTGTCAATTGCGTAATGAAGATTAATAGTTATAGCCTAATTCTATCGTTACTTATTATTGGAACTATAGGAGTCGGAGGGCTTGTTCTAGAAGAATTGCTAACAGGAAATGGCTGCCCTAAAATAGGAATGGTACCAGCATGTATTATTGTCTTGTTTTGTTTTTTAGTTCCACTTGTAGCGCATTTAAAAAAGAAATGGAATGTGTTGTATTTCCTTTTTACAGGCTTAGCTTTTGTAATTGCAATAATCGCTTCGGTGATGCAATATTTAGGACATAGTGAGTGTCCTAAAACAGATGGGGGTATCCCTATGTGTTATTTGTCTTTTGCAATTTTTTCACTTTTAATTACGCTTAAAATTATTCAGCTTAAAAAATATTAAATTAACAACCAACGGTTCAAAAATGAAAACTTTTAAAATACGCAACCTTTTGTTATCGCTAACTGCGATACTAAGTTCCAGTTTAGTTTTTTCACAAGAAATTGAAAAAACTATTTACATGACAGGGAACACTTCAGATGTAACAAATACACAGGTCCTTACTCAAATAGCGCTAGCGGCAAAAGCTGCAGAAAACCCTATGCTTCTTTTATTGGGTAACGAAGCTCCTAAAGAAAATTATGAAGCCTCACTTAACGAGCAACTCTTAGTCATAAATGATTTTAAGAAAGAAGCCATATTTATTGGTGGTAGTCAAGAATGGTCAAAAGAAGGCTACAAGCGTTTAAAGGATATTGAAAAGCATATCAATAAAAATAGTAAAGCTAAATTTTATCCTGATAATGATGAGCCTATAGATGCTTATGACATTTCTGAAAATGTGGTTTTAATTACTGTAGATTCTCAATGGTATTTAGAAGATTGGAATCAGAATGTATATATCAATGAAGACGCTGAAATTAAGAATAGAAATTTATTCTTTTTAGAATTCGAAAACAGAATTAAAAAAGCACAAGGGAAAATTATTCTTATAGCGATGCACCATCCTATAGAAACCAATACAAGACAAGGCTTATGGGCGAATATAGGTGGTTTTGATGTTAATGATTTTCAGAACGCGCAATATAGAAGTTTAAGACAAAGGCTTAAAACTATAGCTAGAGGAGCAGATGATGTTATTTTTCTTTCTGGCCATGGTAAAAATCTACAATACCTTAATGCTGCAGTTCCTCAAATTATTAGTGGAGCGGCGGGAGATTTAGAAGCAGTAAAAAAAGAAGATAATGGGCAGTTTGCACTAGCAAAAAATGGGTATGCACGTTTAGATATTGGAGTGAACGGAAAAGTTGTCGTACACTTTTTTACACTTGAAAACGGAGTTTCAAAACAAGTTTTTACATCAACTATATTAAAAGGTGGTTTGGAAGAAGAGACGGAGGCATACGCAACCAAAAGTAATTTTCCTTCTAAAAAATCTGCTGCAGTGTATACCAAGGAAGAAACAACTAAGAGTGGTGTGTATAAGGCACTTTGGGGAGATCATTATAGAGAATACTACGGGAAAGAAGTGCATGTTCCTGTGGTTCTTTTAGATACGTTAAAAGGTGGATTAACACCTGTGAAACGTGGAGGTGGACAACAATCAAAATCACTTAGATTAGAAGATAAAAACGGACAACAGTTTGTAATGCGGGCTTTAAAAAAGAGTACCACTAAATTTTTACAAGCCAATGCTTTTCAAGACACTTATATTGGTGATGCTTTAGATGGTACCGTTGTAGATAAATTTCTTTCAGATTTCTATACCACTTCGCATCCATATACTCCTTTTGCTATTGGGGGCTTATCAGATGCTGTAGGGGTTTTTCATACCAACCCAGAGATTTATTACATTCCTAAGCAAAAAGCCTTAGTAGAGTTTAATGATGATTTTGGTGATGAATTGTATATGATAGAAGAGCATGTAGGAGATACCCAATTAGCGTCAGAATCTTTTGGTACACCCGTTAAAATTTTAAGCACTGCTGATGTCTTACAAGAGATTAATAAATCTGGTAAATCTGTTGTAGATGAACCTTCTTATATTAAAGCCCGTCTTTTTGATATGCTTTTAGGAGATTGGGACAGACATGAAGATCAATGGCGTTGGGCACTTTTTAAAAATGAAGATGGTACAGAATACTGTAAGCCTATTCCAAGAGATCGGGATCAAGCTTTTTCAAAGTATGACGGTGCGCTTATCAGTTTTTTAACTAGAGCCATACCAGGTTTGCGTAAAATGCAAACCTATGATGATGATTTAAGAAGCGTAAAATGGTTTGCGTCATCTCCTTACCATTTAGATCTAACATTGATCAATGCTTCTGGTTGGGAAGAGTGGGAAAAACAGGCAAAAGCAATTCAAGAAGGACTTTCTGATGCTGATATAGAAAAGGCTTTTGAAAATATCCCTGCAGAAATTAAAGGGGCTACAATAGAAGATATTAAAGAGAAGCTAAAAGGAAGACGTGAAAATCTTCTAAAAATCGCCAATGCATATTATTTGTATTTAAATAAATTTGAGGTAGTCACTGGAACACAAAAATCAGACGATTTTAAAATTACGAGGCTTCCAAATGGTCAAACAAACATAAGAATAGACCGTAAAGATTTAGGAATTCTAAACCGTACCTTTTCCAGAGATGTTACCAAAGAAATATGGATATATGGCCTTGATGGTAGTGACACATTTGTCGTAGAAGGCGAAGGAGATCACCTTGTGAATATAAAAATAATTGGAGGTAAGAAGAATGATACCTATGACTTTAAAAACACCAAGAAAGTAAAAATATACGATTATAAGAGTAAAGAAAATACCATTGTCAATAAAAAATCTAAAAAATGGCTTGTAGATGATTATAGCATTAACAATTATGATCACAAGAAAGTAAAATATAGTTTTGATCAACTCTTGCCTATAATTGCGGTTAATCCAGATGATGGTCTCAAGGTGGGTGTACTTAGTAATCATGCTTATTATGGTTTGCAAAGAAATCCATTTACCTATAAGCACAGTATTAATGCCGCTTATTATACAAGTACATCGGGTTTTGATGTTTCGTATAAAGGAGAGTTTTCTAATATTTTCAAGCATTGGAATTTTGGAATAGAGGGCTTGTATACGAGTCCAAATTTTGCTGAAAATTTCTTTGGGTTTGGTAATGAAACGGAATATGATAAAGATGATAATGATTTAGATTTTAATAGAGTTAGAATACGGAAGTGGAATGCAGCTGTCTCTTTAAATTGGAGAGGTGCAAACGGAGGATTCTTTCAGTTTAAACCACTTGTAGAATCATTTGATGTTGAAAATACAGAAGACCGCTTTGTAGCAAACCTTCCAGAAGGCAATACAATTTTTGAGCATCAGATTTATGGCGGAGCTGAAGCTACCTACAGTTATGAGAATAAGGATAGCGCCGCTTTTCCTACCTTAGGATTAAATATGGGCTTAACAGCAGGGTACAAAACAAATATTGATGATACCACAGCAGAAAATAGTTTTGGATACCTACAACCAGAATTAGCAATAAACCATAAGCTTACAAAAAGTGGTAGTTTAGTATTGGCTACTAAATTAGGCGGTGAAGTTATTCTTGGCGATGATTTTGAATTTTATCATGGTGCTACAATAGGAGGAAACAATAGCCTTAGAGGGTTTAGAAATGAACGCTTTACAGGGAAACAATCTTTTTATCAGAATACGGATGTAAGAATACCCTTAGGAGGTCTAAAAACAAGTGTCATTCCTATTCGTTTTGGCGTAACAGGAAGTTTTGATTATGGTCGTGTTTGGACAACTGATGATAACTCTAACGTTTGGCATAACTCTGTTGGAGGGTCATTATGGGTCGTTGGAGCAGAAGCTTTAACAGCTAATCTTGGCTATTTTAATAGTACAGATGGAGGTAGAATTGTCTTTGTACTCGGATTCTCATTTTAATACTAAAAACCAATATACCTATGAAAAAACCAATTGTTATTGCGCAAGTAAAATCATTAGAAAACAAAAAACCGGCTCACGCCTTAATCAATGGTCTTGATTTGGTCATTGTTAAGTTTGATGATGTGATATCGGTACTATACGGAAGGTGCTTGCATCGAGGGGCATTAATGTCTGATGGGCACATGGATGGTCATAACCTTATCTGTGGGGTTCATGGTTGGGATTATCGGTATGATACTGGTGTTTCTGAATATAATAATAACGAAGTGCTGCATAAGTTTACAACAAAAGTTGAAAACGGAGAGCTCTTCGTAGATGAGGTAGAAATTGATGCCTATTTAGAAAAGCACGCACAACCTTTTAATCGGGATGAATATTTAGGGGCTTACGCAGATACGCACCCTGAAGAAACAGAACCTTATACAGGGTATATAAAAGAATTGGCTAAAAACGGATTAAAAAATCTTGGCCATCATGGTTTCTCTGCGTCTATGGGGGTAGATAGAAATACACTTCCAAAATGGAGTGATATTCAGTTTTTACCGGCACAATTAGCGAGTCGCCCTTTGTTAGATGAAGAAGATGTGGCTACTAAGGTGGTTATTGGTCCTAATGCCAAAAAACCATTGAGCTTAGATATTCCTTTGTTTGTTAGTGATATGAGTTTTGGTGCCTTATCAAGAGAAGCAAAAATTGCATTATCAAAAGGAGCAGAACTTGCAGGTACGGGTATTTGCTCAGGAGAAGGGGGAATGCTTCCTAAAGAACAAGAAAATAATAGCAAATATTTTTATGAGCTTGCCTCTGCACAGTTTGGTTTTTCTTGGGATAAATTAGATCATGTACAGGCGTTTCATTTCAAAGGCGGTCAAGGAGCAAAAACAGGTACTGGAGGTCATTTGCCAGGAAGTAAAGTAAGTAAAGAAATTGCTGAGGTAAGAGGTTTAAAAGAAGGTGAAACAGCAATATCACCAGCAACCTTTCCAGATTTTCATGGGGTAAAAGATTTTAAAGCCTTTGCAGATAAAGTAAGAGTGCGTACAGGCGGAATCCCAATAGGATTTAAAATAGCGGCAAGTCATATAGAAAAAGACATTCAGTTTGCACTAGATGTGGGAGTAGATTATATTATTCTTGATGGCCGTGGAGGAGGTACAGGCTCTGCTCCTACCATTTTACGAGACAATATAAATGTACCCACTATTGCGGCTTTAGCAAGAGCGCGTAAATATTTAGATAAAGTAAATGCTACAGGGGTAACCTTGATAATTACAGGTGGACTGCGAATTGCAGAAGATTATGGAAAAGCATTAATGTTGGGCGCAGATGCTGTTGCGGTTTCTAATGCTGCATTACAAGCTATTGGCTGTTTGGGAATGCGTGCTTGTGGAAGCAATAACTGCCCAGTAGGAATAGCCACTCAGAAAGAATCATTAAGAAGCCGATTAATTATTGATGCTTCGGCCAAGCAATTGCATAATTATTTTGATGCCACCAATAATCTAATCAAAGTAATTGCAAGAGCATGTGGTTATGATGACATCTCTAAATTTAATCAGGAAGACTTATCAACCTTTAATAGAGAAATGCACCATTTAACAGGGATACCGTATGCTGGTACTAATCTTTAAAATTTACTCATGACAAATCAAATTCATATTGCAGCCCAATACCTAGCAACAGCCGGGATTAATTTTTTAGATAAAAAGGCAGATGATAGCCATACCAACCTCGGATTCAATACAGAAAAAGGTTCTTTGGAAACATGGCCTTTAAATGATAATGGCTATAGAATATCGCTAGATTATCAGAATTTTTCACTCAGTTGGTTGCGCAATGAAGAGCAACTGGGGGTTATTTTCCTAGACGGTAAAACGCATAAAGAAATAGTTACATGGATACAGCATGTAACGGAAGTTTTAGAACGAAATACACCTTATAGTTATGCATTACATTATGACTTACCCTACGAAAAAATAACAGCTGATTTTACGTTTAAAAAGCCAGCACAAGAAGAACTTACTCGTTTGGTAAAGCTACGTACCATTGCTCAAAATTCTTTAGAAGCGATAGTCAAAGAGCTAAATTTAGACACTACCATTCGGGTTTGGCCGCATCACTTTGATAGTGGAGGTTTTATAACCTTGGATAAACCTGAAAATGTTAGTGTAGGTTTTGGTATGGCCATACCAGATACGCTAGTAGCTGATTTTTATTTGTACACTAGTGGATACAACGGGCATGATGGTATTAGTACAGAAGAATTTAAAAAATTATCTTTAGGAAATTGGAAAAATGAAGGTTTCAAAGGAGCTATAAACCCTATGAAAGGTTTAGAGGAAGAAAAAGCAATCGCATTTTTTAAAGAAACAATCTTAACGTATAAGGCATTATAATTTTGATAGAAAATCATTTTAAATCTGCGGAGGCATTATCACTAGCTTCTTTTAAGGAGATGGATTACCTAGCAGTTGCACAGTACAATTTGCCTATACCTTTAATGATGGAAAGTGCAGGTTTGCAATTAGCTAATTTGATTGCATTATCAGCTACTAAAGCCTCTGCTATTTTAATAGGAGTAGGTAATGGTAATAATGGTGGTGGCGGTTTAGTTGCCGCGCGTAGGTTGGCAGCTTGGGGTTTTAAAGTGTATTTAGATATCCCTGTTGCTATTACCAAAGACTTGCCTGCAGCGCAATTAGAGCGTGCACTGCTGTTTGGAGCGAAAAAAGAAGTAATAGCAACACCTGATATTTGGGTTGATGCCTATTTGGGTTTTTCGCAAAGACTCCCTTTAAGCGACGTATTTTTAAGTAGAATGCAAGCAGCCAATAGTTCTAATGCTTTTAAAATTTCATTAGATATTCCTATGGGGATTTCAGAGGATAGTACACAACCAATGTTCCAGGCTCATCAAGTGCTTACCTTGGCGGCTCCTAAGCAAATTCTTAATGTACTTTCTCTTAAAACCGAAATTTTTATTGCAGATATAGGCATACCTTATGGTATCTATGAGAAGTTTAATATTCCTATGCCTTCTTTTTTTAAATCATAAAATAGCTAACTT
Coding sequences within:
- a CDS encoding DUF6796 family protein; protein product: MNTNTTIKILGYLGLLGALFVGIGEYLLHYSPNILGHAKDYEFFTFVSLEHMTLGHFLAVIGLPFYFAGYIHIYLMLRSGSETLARLTLGLGFIAFAVGGIWIGSRATIGNIVHLKEAIDPEVYKNLVAHYTNHAEILVQALRVVIALLSITFVSAILKGGSYYKKWMAFFNPITILIAIALSGLAIPSIGQHTLPILMNITHFILFSLSIYQLNNFIKPLHHD
- a CDS encoding CRTAC1 family protein; protein product: MIKKILKVLGIALVLMIGIVLFRFWKDSVSDKYDVSIATEKIPKFTSIPLDFTHKYRGDKSLPIAPSALIDIDNDNIDEVFFGGGMDQEDAIYAFRDHAFVLISEEVGLAKKGNTMTTLGAVSADMDNNGFSDLVLGREDGLYIYYNTDGVFTIQKIETPINKKSTPAGITVGDIDKDGDLDIFLSTYLKKELMEGQNIFERYDYGATSELLLNNGDNTFVSITKQAGLEYIHNTFQGVFVDIDNDSWLDLVVVHDTGEARTYKNNGDLTFTMKENPLTKKFAYPMGLAVGDYNNDGLVDFMFSNVGTTAPDFMASGDIKNKELYTDKWILFKNEGNFKFTDAAEDAKIADYEFSWGCTFADMNNDGLQDLIVAENYVDFPFSKLFKLPGRFLVQKEDHTFVPTEKESGVENPFYGITALVSDFNKDGYLDLIWTNIDGPAFAYLNEGGSNNHIQINLVENAATMGAKVTVETPTKKLTDWLVTGEGLASDQTALLNFGLGDETTVNKITIQYSNGKVEELLNPKVNTVVDVQKEKLLAMKLMLKDTINQ
- a CDS encoding metallophosphatase, with amino-acid sequence MTGNTSDVTNTQVLTQIALAAKAAENPMLLLLGNEAPKENYEASLNEQLLVINDFKKEAIFIGGSQEWSKEGYKRLKDIEKHINKNSKAKFYPDNDEPIDAYDISENVVLITVDSQWYLEDWNQNVYINEDAEIKNRNLFFLEFENRIKKAQGKIILIAMHHPIETNTRQGLWANIGGFDVNDFQNAQYRSLRQRLKTIARGADDVIFLSGHGKNLQYLNAAVPQIISGAAGDLEAVKKEDNGQFALAKNGYARLDIGVNGKVVVHFFTLENGVSKQVFTSTILKGGLEEETEAYATKSNFPSKKSAAVYTKEETTKSGVYKALWGDHYREYYGKEVHVPVVLLDTLKGGLTPVKRGGGQQSKSLRLEDKNGQQFVMRALKKSTTKFLQANAFQDTYIGDALDGTVVDKFLSDFYTTSHPYTPFAIGGLSDAVGVFHTNPEIYYIPKQKALVEFNDDFGDELYMIEEHVGDTQLASESFGTPVKILSTADVLQEINKSGKSVVDEPSYIKARLFDMLLGDWDRHEDQWRWALFKNEDGTEYCKPIPRDRDQAFSKYDGALISFLTRAIPGLRKMQTYDDDLRSVKWFASSPYHLDLTLINASGWEEWEKQAKAIQEGLSDADIEKAFENIPAEIKGATIEDIKEKLKGRRENLLKIANAYYLYLNKFEVVTGTQKSDDFKITRLPNGQTNIRIDRKDLGILNRTFSRDVTKEIWIYGLDGSDTFVVEGEGDHLVNIKIIGGKKNDTYDFKNTKKVKIYDYKSKENTIVNKKSKKWLVDDYSINNYDHKKVKYSFDQLLPIIAVNPDDGLKVGVLSNHAYYGLQRNPFTYKHSINAAYYTSTSGFDVSYKGEFSNIFKHWNFGIEGLYTSPNFAENFFGFGNETEYDKDDNDLDFNRVRIRKWNAAVSLNWRGANGGFFQFKPLVESFDVENTEDRFVANLPEGNTIFEHQIYGGAEATYSYENKDSAAFPTLGLNMGLTAGYKTNIDDTTAENSFGYLQPELAINHKLTKSGSLVLATKLGGEVILGDDFEFYHGATIGGNNSLRGFRNERFTGKQSFYQNTDVRIPLGGLKTSVIPIRFGVTGSFDYGRVWTTDDNSNVWHNSVGGSLWVVGAEALTANLGYFNSTDGGRIVFVLGFSF
- a CDS encoding glutamate synthase-related protein, translated to MKKPIVIAQVKSLENKKPAHALINGLDLVIVKFDDVISVLYGRCLHRGALMSDGHMDGHNLICGVHGWDYRYDTGVSEYNNNEVLHKFTTKVENGELFVDEVEIDAYLEKHAQPFNRDEYLGAYADTHPEETEPYTGYIKELAKNGLKNLGHHGFSASMGVDRNTLPKWSDIQFLPAQLASRPLLDEEDVATKVVIGPNAKKPLSLDIPLFVSDMSFGALSREAKIALSKGAELAGTGICSGEGGMLPKEQENNSKYFYELASAQFGFSWDKLDHVQAFHFKGGQGAKTGTGGHLPGSKVSKEIAEVRGLKEGETAISPATFPDFHGVKDFKAFADKVRVRTGGIPIGFKIAASHIEKDIQFALDVGVDYIILDGRGGGTGSAPTILRDNINVPTIAALARARKYLDKVNATGVTLIITGGLRIAEDYGKALMLGADAVAVSNAALQAIGCLGMRACGSNNCPVGIATQKESLRSRLIIDASAKQLHNYFDATNNLIKVIARACGYDDISKFNQEDLSTFNREMHHLTGIPYAGTNL
- a CDS encoding NAD(P)H-hydrate epimerase, which encodes MIENHFKSAEALSLASFKEMDYLAVAQYNLPIPLMMESAGLQLANLIALSATKASAILIGVGNGNNGGGGLVAARRLAAWGFKVYLDIPVAITKDLPAAQLERALLFGAKKEVIATPDIWVDAYLGFSQRLPLSDVFLSRMQAANSSNAFKISLDIPMGISEDSTQPMFQAHQVLTLAAPKQILNVLSLKTEIFIADIGIPYGIYEKFNIPMPSFFKS